ggaattccctggcggtccagtggttaggacttggtgctttcactcctgaggccctggttcgatccccggtcaggaaaccaagatcccgcaagccacagccAAATTTAAAAACCCGCAGCGtggccaaattaaaaaacaaacaagatagATGTCTTATAGATAAGACATCTGAGTTCAGAGAAGTGACAAGCTTGTCCAAGGCCCTGCGGCTCTTTAGTGGGTCAGGGCTGGCTCCAAAGCTTGgccttaaaatgtttttttacgCTGCTGGTATACACCCCTTGTTCTTGCTTTTATGATTTAGCTTATCTTGGGAATACTTCCATGTCAGTACATGTAGAGCTGACATTTTTCCCCTACAGCTGCATCTTCCATTCTCTGGCTGTACTGTAAATTCCTTAGCTGGTCCTCTATTGATGGTCACTCGGGTTGTTTCCCATCTTTGGCCGCTGCCATCGCACTGCAGGGAACATCCTTACTCTTATACCTTTTTTCACGTGCTtatctataggataaattcctagaagtggaagaGTTGACATGAGCACgcgtgcatttaaaattttttatacataCACTCAATGGCCAAAGTGGAGGCACTAATTTAAACTCACAACAATAAGGAGAGCCTGTCTCACCACACTCTTCAGCAGCACAGGATGCTAGCAGACGTTTGACCTTTGCCATATGAAGAGGTGCGAAAAACCAGAGCCAGGGCTTTCAAACCACAGCTCCAGGTCCATGGTTTGGGGCCCCGTGCTAACTGTGGGTGATATTTTCCCCTCCCAGAAACGGAGTTCCTCCTGCTAAAGTCTGAGCCCAGTGTGGGGGCCGCCCTCCCTTCCAGCTACCTGGAAGAGGCAAGTCCATCCAGCCTGGCTTAGAGATGCCGCCTCTTTATTGACCGGGGCTGGCAGCATAGGGAGCCAGTGAACCAAGGGGAGGGTTCACTCCCGCTCCCCCGGGCTCTCGGCCTGGTGGTGGCTGCGTTGGTGAAGGAGTCTCCGGCCAAACGCCTGGCCGCAGCTGGAGCAGCGCGGCCGGGTGGTGACCTGGCTGCCCGGCGCTGTCGGGGGGTCGTGACATAGGCGATGGGCGGCCAGTTTGGAGGGGAATGAAAAAGCCTTGGGGCAGTGCAGGCAAGGATAGGGACGGGCGTCGGTGGCATGGTGCGTATGGCGGTGGGCCGCCAGCTTGGAGGGGTAGCAGAAGGCCTTGGGGCAGTCGGGGCACGGGTAGGGGCGGGCGGGTGCGTGGGTCCAGAGGTGGGCTGCCAGCTTGGAGCGGTGGCCGAAGGCCTTTGGGCAGTGCGGGCACGGGTGTGGACGGGCGCCGCTGTGCGTGAGGCGGTGGGCTGCCAGCTTGGAGGGGTAGGAGAAGGCCTTGGGGCAGTCGGGGCACGGGTGGGGGCGGGCGCCGCCATGTGCCAACCGGTGCGTGGCCAGCTTGGACGGGTACGAGAAGGCCTTGTCACAGTCGGGGCAGCGGTGCGGGCGCTCGGGCGGGGGCCGCCGGCGGGGTCGGGAAGGCGCCCCTGCGGACGTGGCGGGCCCTGGAACCAACTGTCTGGGCTTCTGCGGCGAGCCCTGGTAGGGAGCTAGGGGACAGGAGGGTTGGTGGGCTCCAGGAAGCAGCCAACGCCCTGAGTCTACACCAGGCTCCCGCTCGACCTTGACATTCTAGTGTATCTGGACACCTCAAGGGTCATACTGAGATTCCCCAAATGGCATGTTCCTCCTTCTCACCCCTTGCCATGCATCATCCTACAGGGCTCCAAAGGGTTACCTGGCTGGAACCCCAGAGCTAAGGCTTCCCCAAAGCTACTAAAAGTGTCCGTTTCTAGTATCTTCCCAAAGTGATCACCCTGAAATCCCGCATGTCATCTCCCCTGGAAATGAGGATTCCCCAGAACTTGGCGTTCTTGAGGATCCGAAATGGTTATCACCCTGGGCCTTCAAAACTTCACCCTGAGATTCCCTCAACATATGATTCTCTTGGCCCCAGTTCCTGGAGAATGCGCCCCACTCACAGGTGGAGCCGTCCTCACCTTCTCCTTTGGTCACAGGCTCCTTGCCAGTGGGACTAGGATCCGTGCCCCAGGCCGCAGACTCAGCATCTCGCTCCAGCATCTTGCGGGCCCAGAAACCTAGAGGGAGGGCCtagggtgggagagggggagaCGCCGGTGTTTATCAGACTGTTGGGGGAAGGGCTGAGAGCTCAGGGGTCAGTATGTTTAGGAGCAGGGTCTATTTAAGTCTGGGGTCCTATAAGGCGAGGGTGGGCGGAGCCTAAGGGCACAGTGGGCGGGGTTATGCAAACCCGACCCAGAAGCAGTCTATCTGGAACTTAGCCTCAGCGTTTGAGCCTTCGAGCGGAGTGGGCGAGGCATCTATAACTAACTCCCAGCCGCCCCAGAGCGCGGAGCAGGCGGGGCCTATGTCCAGAGTGGGCGGAACCGGCCGAGGAACCTAAGACGGGGATGGGTGGAGCTATACTAATAAGACCCAAAGTCGGTTGCTCAGCAACTCTCTCCCAGCGGAGGGGCCTACGAGCTCAGTGGGAGGGATTCACATCGAAGAGGTAGCTTTACCCGGCTCTCGGCTTAATCTCAGTCCATTGACGCCGCGTGAACTGCCTTCTTCTTGTCACTAAATTTCAACCCCTGCGTGGAGTTGGAGCCGTGGAGGGTAGAGGGGAGACCTggaggaagacacagaaagagcGTGGCTCGTGTGTTGCGATTCAGAGACCCCCTAATGGACTTCTCCCTCGAGGTCCCAAGCGTCCGAGCCTCCACGCACCCTTTGGGATCATGGTATTCGGGCACCAATGCACCCTCCCAAGGCTCAGGCGCCCATGCAGCCCCTCCGAAACCTATGCATCATGACCCTCCCTCGTTCCGGGGGTTCTGGCGATCAGCGCCCCCAATCTACTTCCCGAAGACCCTGGCGTCTGTGCCCGGACCGCTGCCCCCTCACCTGCGGGCGGCCCCTCCCTGGGGGCGGGGCTCCGGGACCCTCCCTCGGGGGCCGCGGCCACTGCGGCGCTGCCTTCGGACTCTGCACCGCCCGGCGCGCGCCCTGCGataggagggcaggggagggagcacGCGCCAGCTGCTGGGCCCAGCCTCCTTTCCATTCCCTCCTCCTCCGCCGGGCCGGTGGGGGCGTTAGTTCGCATGCGCAGTCGCGGCCCGTGGCGGCTTCAGCGGGGGAGACGGGTGGAAGGACGGTGGGTGCGCAAGGCGAGCCAATTGGTGAGCGAGCGCAGAGCTACGAGCCGAGGGACTGGAGGAAAGTGTGCCGAGGCTTGCAGGGCCTACGGTGGCTGACTGGAGTCAAGCACGTGCAGGAGTTAACACGGGGAAGCCTAACTCAAGAGATATGTGAGACAACTTCCCTTTTGTATGTCCCCGTTCTTTTCGAGAATTCCGCTCGGAGCTTGAGTTCCGTCTCCCGAATCAGGTTCAAGAGCCCGCTGCCTATTCTACCCCTCAAGGCACTGGCAAGTAAAGGCTAGTTATTTCCTCGAGAGAGGAAGGGAGCGGGACGGGTTCAGAGCTAGCTGATGCCCAGTAAAAGTCACGTTATTTGCACAGCGCTCGGCGCTCTTCGCCGCTGGGTGATTCAGGATTCtccgcccctcccaccccaatgCTACGGCCCTGGGGCCGAGAGGGCGGCGGTCTTCAGGTGCCCGGGCCGCCTTGTTCCCCGCTGGAGCTCCTGGTGCCAGGCCCGGGGTGGCTTGCTTGGCTCCCTTCCCCCGGGAAGTGACGGTGCACCTTCCCGCCTCGTACAGGAATGACCGTGAAGTGCCCATAAACCACCCCCGCTTGGGTGGGTTTTCAGTCTGATAATCCACAAGGTCTGGCGAACCCTGGGAGCCGTGGGAGTTATACGGAAGGATTATTTGGGCTCATTTCCCCACTCACTCTTCCCAGATGATTTTGAAGCTATACGCCAGACCTCATATTccataaaaatctttttattacaCTTGGTTTGTTTCAGTCAGTACTTAAACAAGATCCACAAGTTGAATTTGTTTGCTTTGactcttcagtttcttcactgacattttaaaaggttCACTGGTTGCTGCGTGGAAAATGGATTACAGGGAGGTAGAGTGGAAGACAGAAGCCAGTGAGGCAGCtgtcatatatttattatattagtaattatttaaaattactatgataattatattattatatgatattgataattatattataattatattattaattacAGCATCTGATATATATGTCAGAAACTGTCTTGAGTGTTTTATATATGTTCATTCATGTAATGCTGACAGCAGTTTTTCAAGAGGAGGCGCTACTATCATCTCCGTTGCACAGAGATAAAAATGAGGCACTaagacttatccaaggtcactcagccaggaaatagcagggccaggatttgaacacTTGCAGCCTGACCCTGGAATCCATGTAATTTGCATCTATGCTTTGCTGCCTCTTTGACTGGGGCAGAGGGCGTGATGAGGGAAAAGTGGTCTGGTTGGAGAGGTTAATTCATTAGGGCTTAGTAATGAATTGGGAGGAAGTAGCAAGAGGAGGAAGGAGTCACAGATGACGATGAAATAGTGATAGCCACCTCCCTGAGAGCACAACACTTGAGAAATTGTTCTGTGCCCGGTGCTCTCCCAAACTCTTTGCATGTGTGAATTCAttggaccttttctttttttaattgacgtaCAGTTGCTGACAATACTATATAAATGACATGTGTAAAATCTAGTGACTCACAATTTATAAAGGTTATACTCctgtatagttattataaaatgttggctgtgTTCCCCTGTTGTacaaaatatatccttgtagcttattttatacctaatagtttgtatctcttaatctcttacccctatcttgtcctccctccccacactaggcccactagtttgttctctatatctgtgagtctgcttcttttttgttatattcacttgtttgttgtatttttcagattccacatataagtgatatcatacagtatttgtctttctttgtctgacttagttcacttagcataatgccctccaagtccatccatgttgctgcaaatggcaaaatttcattccttttttatggccgagtagtattccattgtatatatataccacctcttctttacctattcatgtgatggacacttaggttgcttccatatcttggcaattgtaaataatgctgctatgaacattggggtgtgtgtatcttttttttttctttctttcttttttggctgtgcagcatgtggaatcttagttccccgaccagggattgaacccgtgtccccttcagtagaagctcagagtcttaaccaccggacctccagggaagtccccacatgtatcttttcttaGATCTTCACAGTGAGGGAGGAACTATTTTCAAccacaatttacagatgagaaaagagaagCCCAGAAGAGTTCAGTTTTGAGCCTGAGGTCACACATTTGGGAAGGGTGATGCCAGTTTCTAACTCTTAGGTTGTCTCTCAGCTGACCCTACAAAATCCCCAGAGGGTGTGCATGCCTTCAAGGGACAAGTGAGCGTCTACCAATCCTGCAGAAACAATTAGGAATGGGCCCCAGGGTGGAGAGGTCTTATTTGGGGGACCCTCACAGTAAAGTGTGCCTCAGAATCCCTGTTTTCCTGGCTTATCTCTCCCCTGAGCTCCTAGCAATCCCTGCACCTCTCCTTGTTTTAGCCTTGATGTCTGCACCTCTTTCCCCCACCAACTAGACTCACCTCTGGGTCTCCAGTTTCGCTCATCTTGAGCCAGACATTCAGGAGACCTCAATGTGAGGAATAACTGAGCCAAGTTCTCTCCTTGAGTCTGAGCTTTTCTTTCTGCCTGTTTCTCCCCTCTCTTGGTGTTTCCCTGTTGTGAGAgattctctccttcttcctgtACATTTCTCCCCTCTCTAAtgctccctgccccccacatcTCTTCCCACCTCCACGATCTTCTAGAGTCTTCGAGTGTATCTAAGTGACCATATTTCTTTGACAGACACCCCATTTCAATTCTGTATCTCCCAATGTATCTCTGAAAGTCTctccagatctctctctctctctctctctttcttatcaCTGAGTCTCAGCATCTTCCTTGTCTCTGGGTGGCTCCCTGAGTCTCTCCCCTGATAAAGCCCACCAGGAATATACTAGAAGTCTGGCAAAGTTGGGTTTTATTGTATTGCTGTAGCTAAGGGTAGAGGACTGCAGAGGGGGTACTGGCTGTCTCCCCAAACACAGGGAGAGTTACAGTcttcccttggtatccacagagGGTTAGTTCCGggacccccatggataccaaaattgGCAAATGCGCAAGTCCCTTATATCAAATGGTGTGGTACAGTTGGCCTTCTGTATCTGTGACAAAGTGACTTAAATCCTCCAGACAAGAGTGAGATGCCCTATTCTCACTACTGATATGATTCCAAAGAGCAAGCTTTCAGACAGCCCATGACTAGACATTGTCTCAACTCGAGGTCCTTGGTGTAAATGAACAAAAGCCATTTTTAGAGGTTCACATTCCAAGAGAAGCCAAATGATCTCCAACCTGATTTTACAAGACatcatggaaaatttttttttaatgatttcttccTGGGAAGACATCAACATTCCTGATAAAATActtaagtgattttaaaataaagtttaatggGATAATCTGTTGTTCTGGGACCAGGCACTCAACCAACAGCCCCTCAGGACACTAATGACATTGAACCAAacgtttttttctttctaacaatGAAAGTCCAACCACCTGCTTTTCCTATAAAATGGCCCTGGGGCTATGAGTGTATTGGGGTCTCTTGTTGGGTTTCTACTTCTCCAGGGAGAGACGTCTGTGCTTCTCCCAGTGTGTCTCCCTCGCCCTTTGAGTGTCTCCCTGTTCTTTGtttctctagttttttaaaaaattaatttttattttatattggagtatagttgatttacaatgtggtattagtttcaggtgcacagcaaagggattcagttatacatatgtgcacatccattctttttcagattcttctcccatataggtttttacaaaatattgagtagagttccctgttctatgcagtaggaccttgttgtttatctatttgctATATAGTAGTGTgggtatgttaatcccaaactcctaatttatcccaccccacccccacctttcccctttggtaaccataaatttgtttttgaagtctgtaagtctgtttctgttttgtaaataagttcatctgtatcattttttaacagtccacatataagtgatgtcatatgatatttgtctttctctgtctgacttccttcgcttagtatgataatctctaggtccatccatgttgctgcaaatggcattatttcattcttttttttatggctgagtaatattccattgtgtatatatatatcacatcttctttatccgttcctccatcgatgaacatttagattgcatccatgtcctggctactgtaaatagtgctgctatgaacattggggtgcatgtatcttttcaaattatagttttgttcagatatatgcccaggagtaggattgctggatcatatggtagctctgtttttagttttttaaggaacctccaagctgttctccatagtgactgtaccagtttacattcccaccagcctttaggagggttcccttttctccacactctctccagcattgtttgtagacttttggatgatggccattctgactggtgtgaggtgattgtTCTTTGTTCCTCTGGGTCTTCCTGTCTTCTCCGTCTCTAAAGTCTCCCCATCAGTCCCCAGCCTAgttccgccccgccccgccctcggCCCCAGGCACTCGTGGCCCCTTTAAGAcgggccccgcccctgcccccgccccgccccgcccctccgggGTTCAGCCTTGGGTGCGTTCGGCTTCCGCTGGCACCGTTCAGTCTTCAGCCTCGGGCGCGATGGCGGGGTCTGCATTGAGGGTCGCTGGGCGGCAGCTCAGTCAATACAGCGGGTCTGGAGCCCCCATCCTCCTACGGCAGGTTCGCAGTGGCTGGACCGGGGAGCGAGATTACTGGATCCTGGGTGGCTGCAGGGGCGGAACTCCTGGGTCCTTTAAGTACGGATAGATACCCGGGCCTGACGCCTGGATCTTTGCGGAAAGGGGTGTAGGGCTAGACTCTTGCGTCCTTTAAAGGGGAGTGATCTGGGTCCCACATCTGGGACCCCGATCTGGGCTTCGGGCTGGACTCTTGCTTCCATTACAGACGAGGATGACGGGGACCCAGGTTTGGGGATGGATGAAAGTTGGGACTCATTGGTTCCGATGGAGTAAGGTAGTGGGGTCCCAGACTCCTGACTCCGGGTAGGGGGATTCCTGTAATGGCTGCTAACTTGAAGGTGCTGTCACGTGGAACCTCTTAGACTCAGCATCCCGAACTGATAGAATTAAACAAATACCGCTTTCTTTGAAACCTTCAGCCTTTAAGAACCAGTCACCTCAAGATCTCAACATCATGATCTTAGTTTCAACACAATTGTTCCTAGTCctcttttcattgcttttggTGCTGCCTGTTGTTGAAGCAGTAGAAGCCGGAGATGCAATCGCTCTCGTTCTCAGTATTGCAGGCATTTGTGCTTGTTTGGGGGTATATGCACGaaggagaaatggacagatttgactttttttttttttttttttttttttttttttttgcggtacgcgggcctctcactgttgtggcctctcccgttgcggagcacaggcttcggacgcacaggctcagtggccatggctcacgggcccagccgctccgtggcatgtgggatcttcccagagcggggcaccaacctgtgtcccctgcatcggcaggcagactctcaaccactgtgccaccagggaagccccagatgtgaCTTTGAAGGACCTCTTGAATCAAACCTTGCCCTGAAAACCTTTGTGCTGTTGAGTTTCAGCACTGAGTTTTGGTGTCTGAAAGTTCCCAAGAAACAGTAAATAGGGTGGTTTCATAGTCTTGGTTTCCCTATAAATAGGAACAAACTGATATAATacattaaatggaaaagaaaacgtTTTCTTCGCAACAAATAATGTACTGAAAAATGCCGTCTGTAATTTGCATTTGCTAGTTAGAAAGAAGGTCAAAGAAGTGAGAAGGCTGAACTttgcaaaaataatatttcatagttTAAGAATTCTcaataggaagaagaaaaactctTGCCCAGAATCCTAGGAAATTGCCAATGTTTAGTTATAATCACTGCCTTCTGCATCACTGAGGAgtcttttctccatatttttaatggatttttgttttgttatcttCCAAGTTAATACTGTACCTCAATATTAAATACAGTTggtcaaaaattaaaacttatcTCTTTGTGGGGgaaaaagtttagaaaatgttTTCGATGTATCTAACgttgaaatggagaaaagatttaatgtaaaaaaatactttatagggcttccctggtggctcagtggttgagagtccgcctgccgatgcaggggacacaggttcgtgccccggtccgggaggatcccacgtgccgcggagcggctgggcccgtgagccatggccgctgagcctgcgcgtccggagcctgtgctccgcaacgggag
Above is a genomic segment from Kogia breviceps isolate mKogBre1 chromosome 18, mKogBre1 haplotype 1, whole genome shotgun sequence containing:
- the ZNF575 gene encoding zinc finger protein 575 isoform X1, which codes for MLERDAESAAWGTDPSPTGKEPVTKGEAPYQGSPQKPRQLVPGPATSAGAPSRPRRRPPPERPHRCPDCDKAFSYPSKLATHRLAHGGARPHPCPDCPKAFSYPSKLAAHRLTHSGARPHPCPHCPKAFGHRSKLAAHLWTHAPARPYPCPDCPKAFCYPSKLAAHRHTHHATDARPYPCLHCPKAFSFPSKLAAHRLCHDPPTAPGSQVTTRPRCSSCGQAFGRRLLHQRSHHQAESPGERE
- the ZNF575 gene encoding zinc finger protein 575 isoform X3; this translates as MLERDAESAAWGTDPSPTGKEPVTKGEAPYQGSPQKPRQLVPGPATSAGAPSRPRRRPPPERPHRCPDCDKAFSYPSKLATHRLAHGGARPHPCPDCPKAFSYPSKLAAHRLTHSGARPHPCPHCPKAFCYPSKLAAHRHTHHATDARPYPCLHCPKAFSFPSKLAAHRLCHDPPTAPGSQVTTRPRCSSCGQAFGRRLLHQRSHHQAESPGERE
- the ZNF575 gene encoding zinc finger protein 575 isoform X2, yielding MLERDAESAAWGTDPSPTGKEPVTKGEAPYQGSPQKPRQLVPGPATSAGAPSRPRRRPPPERPHRCPDCDKAFSYPSKLATHRLAHGGARPHPCPDCPKAFSYPSKLAAHRLTHSGARPHPCPHCPKAFCYPSKLAAHRHTHHATDARPYPCLHCPKAFSFPSKLAAHRLCHDPPTAPGSQVTTRPRCSSCGQAFGRRLLHQRSHHQAESPGERE
- the LOC131744754 gene encoding small integral membrane protein 30-like, encoding MILVSTQLFLVLFSLLLVLPVVEAVEAGDAIALVLSIAGICACLGVYARRRNGQI